From the Clostridium acetobutylicum ATCC 824 genome, one window contains:
- a CDS encoding C-GCAxxG-C-C family (seleno)protein translates to MKKVIEFHKEGYNCAESIVKAINEDKGLNIPVSIATPFGAGMAVGTTCGAITGTLMAIGAVKGRESGKAANETRELSRNLINKIKEKYGTCQCVELKKKGISCDEIIEFSYDILKESI, encoded by the coding sequence ATGAAAAAGGTAATTGAATTTCATAAGGAAGGTTATAATTGTGCAGAATCTATTGTAAAGGCAATAAATGAGGATAAAGGCTTAAATATTCCAGTTTCTATAGCAACTCCTTTTGGAGCAGGAATGGCGGTTGGAACTACTTGTGGTGCTATTACAGGAACGCTTATGGCAATTGGAGCAGTAAAGGGAAGAGAATCAGGAAAGGCTGCAAATGAAACTAGAGAGTTGAGTAGAAATTTAATTAATAAAATTAAGGAAAAATATGGAACATGCCAATGCGTAGAGTTAAAGAAAAAGGGAATAAGCTGTGATGAAATAATAGAATTCAGCTATGATATTTTAAAAGAATCTATATAA
- a CDS encoding rhodanese-like domain-containing protein produces MVSTLGSDTFTSISAHDLHGKLGNIHLIDVRENDDFKEGHIPTSRNIPMDILLKEPEKYINKTDEYYIVCQAGVKSEKTCKELWSKGYKVINIKDGTDSYKQPLER; encoded by the coding sequence ATGGTTTCTACTTTAGGCAGTGATACTTTTACTTCAATAAGTGCTCATGACTTGCATGGAAAATTGGGAAATATTCATTTAATAGATGTAAGAGAAAATGATGATTTTAAAGAAGGGCATATACCAACTTCCAGAAATATACCAATGGATATACTTTTAAAAGAACCAGAAAAGTATATTAATAAAACAGACGAATATTATATAGTTTGTCAAGCAGGAGTAAAAAGCGAAAAGACCTGTAAAGAATTGTGGAGTAAAGGATACAAGGTAATTAATATTAAAGATGGTACAGATTCGTACAAGCAACCACTTGAAAGATAA
- the adhE gene encoding bifunctional acetaldehyde-CoA/alcohol dehydrogenase, with translation MKVTNQKELKQKLNELREAQKKFATYTQEQVDKIFKQCAIAAAKERINLAKLAVEETGIGLVEDKIIKNHFAAEYIYNKYKNEKTCGIIDHDDSLGITKVAEPIGIVAAIVPTTNPTSTAIFKSLISLKTRNAIFFSPHPRAKKSTIAAAKLILDAAVKAGAPKNIIGWIDEPSIELSQDLMSEADIILATGGPSMVKAAYSSGKPAIGVGAGNTPAIIDESADIDMAVSSIILSKTYDNGVICASEQSILVMNSIYEKVKEEFVKRGSYILNQNEIAKIKETMFKNGAINADIVGKSAYIIAKMAGIEVPQTTKILIGEVQSVEKSELFSHEKLSPVLAMYKVKDFDEALKKAQRLIELGGSGHTSSLYIDSQNNKDKVKEFGLAMKTSRTFINMPSSQGASGDLYNFAIAPSFTLGCGTWGGNSVSQNVEPKHLLNIKSVAERRENMLWFKVPQKIYFKYGCLRFALKELKDMNKKRAFIVTDKDLFKLGYVNKITKVLDEIDIKYSIFTDIKSDPTIDSVKKGAKEMLNFEPDTIISIGGGSPMDAAKVMHLLYEYPEAEIENLAINFMDIRKRICNFPKLGTKAISVAIPTTAGTGSEATPFAVITNDETGMKYPLTSYELTPNMAIIDTELMLNMPRKLTAATGIDALVHAIEAYVSVMATDYTDELALRAIKMIFKYLPRAYKNGTNDIEAREKMAHASNIAGMAFANAFLGVCHSMAHKLGAMHHVPHGIACAVLIEEVIKYNATDCPTKQTAFPQYKSPNAKRKYAEIAEYLNLKGTSDTEKVTALIEAISKLKIDLSIPQNISAAGINKKDFYNTLDKMSELAFDDQCTTANPRYPLISELKDIYIKSF, from the coding sequence ATGAAAGTTACAAATCAAAAAGAACTAAAACAAAAGCTAAATGAATTGAGAGAAGCGCAAAAGAAGTTTGCAACCTATACTCAAGAGCAAGTTGATAAAATTTTTAAACAATGTGCCATAGCCGCAGCTAAAGAAAGAATAAACTTAGCTAAATTAGCAGTAGAAGAAACAGGAATAGGTCTTGTAGAAGATAAAATTATAAAAAATCATTTTGCAGCAGAATATATATACAATAAATATAAAAATGAAAAAACTTGTGGCATAATAGACCATGACGATTCTTTAGGCATAACAAAGGTTGCTGAACCAATTGGAATTGTTGCAGCCATAGTTCCTACTACTAATCCAACTTCCACAGCAATTTTCAAATCATTAATTTCTTTAAAAACAAGAAACGCAATATTCTTTTCACCACATCCACGTGCAAAAAAATCTACAATTGCTGCAGCAAAATTAATTTTAGATGCAGCTGTTAAAGCAGGAGCACCTAAAAATATAATAGGCTGGATAGATGAGCCATCAATAGAACTTTCTCAAGATTTGATGAGTGAAGCTGATATAATATTAGCAACAGGAGGTCCTTCAATGGTTAAAGCGGCCTATTCATCTGGAAAACCTGCAATTGGTGTTGGAGCAGGAAATACACCAGCAATAATAGATGAGAGTGCAGATATAGATATGGCAGTAAGCTCCATAATTTTATCAAAGACTTATGACAATGGAGTAATATGCGCTTCTGAACAATCAATATTAGTTATGAATTCAATATACGAAAAAGTTAAAGAGGAATTTGTAAAACGAGGATCATATATACTCAATCAAAATGAAATAGCTAAAATAAAAGAAACTATGTTTAAAAATGGAGCTATTAATGCTGACATAGTTGGAAAATCTGCTTATATAATTGCTAAAATGGCAGGAATTGAAGTTCCTCAAACTACAAAGATACTTATAGGCGAAGTACAATCTGTTGAAAAAAGCGAGCTGTTCTCACATGAAAAACTATCACCAGTACTTGCAATGTATAAAGTTAAGGATTTTGATGAAGCTCTAAAAAAGGCACAAAGGCTAATAGAATTAGGTGGAAGTGGACACACGTCATCTTTATATATAGATTCACAAAACAATAAGGATAAAGTTAAAGAATTTGGATTAGCAATGAAAACTTCAAGGACATTTATTAACATGCCTTCTTCACAGGGAGCAAGCGGAGATTTATACAATTTTGCGATAGCACCATCATTTACTCTTGGATGCGGCACTTGGGGAGGAAACTCTGTATCGCAAAATGTAGAGCCTAAACATTTATTAAATATTAAAAGTGTTGCTGAAAGAAGGGAAAATATGCTTTGGTTTAAAGTGCCACAAAAAATATATTTTAAATATGGATGTCTTAGATTTGCATTAAAAGAATTAAAAGATATGAATAAGAAAAGAGCCTTTATAGTAACAGATAAAGATCTTTTTAAACTTGGATATGTTAATAAAATAACAAAGGTACTAGATGAGATAGATATTAAATACAGTATATTTACAGATATTAAATCTGATCCAACTATTGATTCAGTAAAAAAAGGTGCTAAAGAAATGCTTAACTTTGAACCTGATACTATAATCTCTATTGGTGGTGGATCGCCAATGGATGCAGCAAAGGTTATGCACTTGTTATATGAATATCCAGAAGCAGAAATTGAAAATCTAGCTATAAACTTTATGGATATAAGAAAGAGAATATGCAATTTCCCTAAATTAGGTACAAAGGCGATTTCAGTAGCTATTCCTACAACTGCTGGTACCGGTTCAGAGGCAACACCTTTTGCAGTTATAACTAATGATGAAACAGGAATGAAATACCCTTTAACTTCTTATGAATTGACCCCAAACATGGCAATAATAGATACTGAATTAATGTTAAATATGCCTAGAAAATTAACAGCAGCAACTGGAATAGATGCATTAGTTCATGCTATAGAAGCATATGTTTCGGTTATGGCTACGGATTATACTGATGAATTAGCCTTAAGAGCAATAAAAATGATATTTAAATATTTGCCTAGAGCCTATAAAAATGGGACTAACGACATTGAAGCAAGAGAAAAAATGGCACATGCCTCTAATATTGCGGGGATGGCATTTGCAAATGCTTTCTTAGGTGTATGCCATTCAATGGCTCATAAACTTGGGGCAATGCATCACGTTCCACATGGAATTGCTTGTGCTGTATTAATAGAAGAAGTTATTAAATATAACGCTACAGACTGTCCAACAAAGCAAACAGCATTCCCTCAATATAAATCTCCTAATGCTAAGAGAAAATATGCTGAAATTGCAGAGTATTTGAATTTAAAGGGTACTAGCGATACCGAAAAGGTAACAGCCTTAATAGAAGCTATTTCAAAGTTAAAGATAGATTTGAGTATTCCACAAAATATAAGTGCCGCTGGAATAAATAAAAAAGATTTTTATAATACGCTAGATAAAATGTCAGAGCTTGCTTTTGATGACCAATGTACAACAGCTAATCCTAGGTATCCACTTATAAGTGAACTTAAGGATATCTATATAAAATCATTTTAA
- a CDS encoding polymer-forming cytoskeletal protein — MEEKLSDVKVSGSGSIGGGNYDEVKISGSAKINGNVNCNSYMCSGSSTANGNITAKEIVKISGTTKVHGDLNSGDLIVSGSSRTFGNVTAKKIKISGSSDIEGNVHTDSIDISGSVSIGEDCEAEHFHARGGFEIAGLLNAGDIEIYMYGKCRVKDIGGENITVKLGSGHFIHEMMNLFFTRGRLVTSIIEGDNIYLEHTDAKIVRGNNITIGPNCNIENIEYKNQLNMDQSCKALCKKVDE; from the coding sequence ATGGAAGAAAAATTATCAGACGTAAAAGTATCTGGAAGCGGAAGTATAGGTGGAGGAAACTATGACGAAGTAAAAATTAGTGGCTCTGCTAAAATAAATGGTAATGTAAATTGCAACAGTTATATGTGTTCAGGCTCTTCTACTGCTAATGGAAATATTACTGCCAAAGAGATAGTTAAAATTTCAGGAACAACTAAAGTACACGGTGATTTAAATTCTGGAGATTTAATTGTAAGCGGCTCTTCCCGTACCTTTGGAAATGTTACTGCTAAAAAAATCAAAATAAGTGGCTCAAGTGATATTGAAGGAAATGTTCACACTGACAGTATAGATATATCCGGTTCAGTTTCTATAGGTGAGGATTGTGAAGCAGAACATTTCCATGCAAGAGGAGGCTTCGAGATAGCTGGATTATTAAATGCTGGTGATATTGAAATATATATGTATGGAAAATGTAGAGTAAAGGATATAGGTGGAGAGAATATAACAGTAAAATTAGGTTCTGGACATTTTATACATGAGATGATGAACCTTTTCTTTACCCGCGGAAGATTGGTAACCAGCATAATCGAAGGCGATAATATTTATCTCGAGCACACGGACGCAAAAATAGTGAGAGGAAACAATATTACAATAGGCCCTAACTGCAATATTGAAAATATAGAATATAAAAATCAACTGAATATGGATCAGAGCTGTAAGGCACTTTGCAAAAAGGTTGATGAATAA
- a CDS encoding YhbD family protein: protein MDETNLISKKELLEITHISYGQLYRWKRKKLIPEEWFIKKSSFTGQETFFPKNEILDRIEKIKSFKGDVSLDELANIFSPNLSELSLEKKEMLEQNIVSQTIMNLYTSIHENSNNFSFNELLFMTILDRFLKSGKTSLEEGKLILHTLEENYKNFDDRYCDVVLIRKLGIAICFLMLIPNEIYIENTASLVLKVNARECLEELKSKLSL from the coding sequence ATGGATGAAACTAATTTAATTTCTAAAAAAGAACTTCTTGAGATAACTCATATTTCTTATGGTCAGCTGTATAGATGGAAGAGAAAGAAACTTATACCTGAGGAATGGTTCATAAAGAAATCCAGCTTTACTGGGCAGGAGACCTTTTTCCCTAAAAATGAAATCTTAGATAGAATTGAAAAAATTAAGAGCTTTAAGGGGGATGTATCATTAGATGAGCTTGCCAATATATTTTCCCCAAATCTTTCAGAGCTTTCTTTAGAAAAAAAAGAAATGCTGGAACAAAACATTGTTTCGCAAACTATAATGAACTTATATACTAGCATTCATGAAAATTCAAATAACTTTTCATTTAACGAACTACTTTTCATGACTATATTAGATAGGTTCCTAAAATCCGGGAAAACAAGTTTAGAAGAAGGTAAACTCATACTTCATACTCTTGAAGAAAATTACAAAAATTTTGATGACCGATATTGTGACGTAGTATTAATAAGAAAACTAGGAATAGCTATATGTTTTCTTATGCTTATACCAAATGAGATATATATTGAAAATACAGCATCTCTTGTTCTAAAAGTAAACGCTAGAGAATGTTTAGAAGAATTAAAATCAAAATTATCACTATAA
- a CDS encoding YciI family protein, with amino-acid sequence MFILLLKYIKPVEEVDKELENHIKYLNKYYSLGKFICSGRRNPRIGGVILCKAESQKEVKEILEKDPFYLKNIAEYEIIDFSPTKYAEGFEKFINI; translated from the coding sequence GTGTTTATTTTATTATTAAAATACATAAAACCCGTTGAGGAAGTTGATAAAGAATTAGAAAATCATATAAAATATTTGAATAAATATTATTCATTGGGGAAATTTATTTGTTCAGGAAGAAGAAATCCAAGAATAGGTGGTGTAATTCTTTGCAAGGCTGAAAGCCAAAAGGAGGTCAAAGAAATACTTGAAAAAGATCCTTTTTATTTAAAAAATATTGCTGAATACGAAATAATAGATTTTTCACCTACAAAATATGCAGAAGGGTTTGAAAAATTTATAAATATATGA
- a CDS encoding YgaP-like transmembrane domain — protein sequence MLHTICPPTSKRVAMNTSNEINLKIQKKLCSNIEAYNKMSKEEILSKIHELDAEWDIERILETNAASIILLSIAAGLIKKNSGYFKFAGIVSGFLLQHAIHGWCPPLPLLRKMGIRTQEEIDEEKFHLKRLWEKKFDKL from the coding sequence ATGCTCCATACAATTTGTCCTCCTACTTCCAAAAGAGTAGCTATGAATACTAGTAATGAAATTAACCTTAAAATTCAGAAAAAACTTTGCTCAAATATTGAGGCCTACAACAAAATGAGCAAAGAAGAAATATTATCTAAAATCCATGAACTTGATGCAGAATGGGATATAGAAAGAATACTAGAGACCAATGCAGCTTCTATTATATTATTGAGTATCGCTGCAGGCCTTATAAAAAAGAATTCTGGATATTTTAAATTTGCTGGGATTGTTTCAGGCTTTTTACTCCAACATGCAATTCATGGTTGGTGTCCTCCTTTGCCACTTCTTCGAAAAATGGGCATTAGAACACAAGAAGAAATAGACGAAGAAAAATTTCACTTAAAAAGGCTATGGGAAAAGAAATTCGATAAGCTTTAG
- a CDS encoding helix-turn-helix transcriptional regulator — protein MVSYKILSVANKLKNIRDKYGLSQEDLAGNEITRNLISQIEHNKANLTRSAAEIMLKNLKKICDKKNVQVDEDINYLMEDEKSQAIKVLDKYIDDLRDLTIYKDNVFINKLREVEDFLVTWDFRDKKITIFELAGDYFSSTNDFYNASLYYEKAKALIDINIYSDNIVHILRKLSMTYYYMLRYQDDINCCEFALKQFKNMDEEYRCIFLFNSSLCYGQLKKYDLALKRLNEVESIIKNIDQNKYYEVLIQKAICYQWMKEYQKSLDIYNKLLESIDKSDYEKYLFILVNSSDIYVENSNFEKAESNLRIILENINNLNESSTLLPSTYLEMSRILKKLGYTKDAELYCLKSLNYAKRNTHYYLVNDIYGELLDIYKTLNVPEKVQTIKDEFFSNSSRDKNLNSKLMFKLLDFYFATNDIHSIKEIYDFSKNFIQERMINLCY, from the coding sequence ATGGTAAGTTACAAAATACTGTCGGTAGCTAATAAATTGAAAAACATAAGAGATAAATACGGCCTAAGTCAAGAAGATCTGGCAGGAAATGAGATAACTAGAAACCTTATAAGCCAGATAGAACATAATAAGGCAAACTTAACTAGGAGTGCTGCCGAAATAATGCTTAAGAACTTAAAAAAAATTTGTGATAAAAAAAATGTACAAGTTGATGAAGATATAAACTATTTGATGGAAGATGAGAAATCGCAAGCAATTAAAGTGCTTGATAAATATATAGACGATTTGAGAGATTTGACTATTTATAAGGATAATGTATTTATAAATAAGCTAAGGGAAGTAGAAGATTTCTTGGTCACTTGGGATTTTAGAGACAAAAAAATTACTATTTTTGAGCTTGCTGGTGACTACTTTTCTAGTACAAATGATTTTTATAATGCATCCTTATATTACGAAAAAGCAAAGGCACTAATAGATATAAATATTTACAGCGATAATATAGTACATATCTTAAGAAAATTGTCCATGACCTATTATTACATGTTGAGATATCAGGATGATATAAACTGCTGTGAATTTGCATTAAAGCAGTTTAAAAATATGGATGAGGAGTACAGATGTATCTTCCTTTTTAACAGTTCCTTGTGTTATGGTCAATTAAAAAAATATGATTTAGCCCTTAAAAGGCTTAATGAAGTCGAATCTATAATAAAAAATATTGATCAGAATAAATACTATGAAGTGCTTATTCAAAAGGCTATTTGTTATCAATGGATGAAGGAATATCAAAAAAGTTTAGATATATATAATAAACTACTAGAAAGTATAGACAAAAGTGATTATGAAAAATATCTTTTTATATTGGTTAATTCTTCTGACATTTATGTAGAAAATTCAAATTTTGAAAAGGCAGAATCAAATTTAAGAATTATACTTGAAAATATAAACAATTTGAATGAAAGTTCAACTCTTCTACCTTCTACATACCTTGAGATGAGCAGGATCTTGAAAAAATTAGGTTATACAAAGGATGCTGAGTTATATTGTTTAAAATCATTAAATTATGCTAAGCGAAATACTCATTACTATTTAGTAAATGATATATATGGTGAATTGCTAGATATATATAAAACCTTAAATGTTCCTGAAAAAGTTCAGACTATAAAAGATGAATTTTTTTCAAATTCTAGTAGGGACAAAAATTTAAATTCTAAACTTATGTTTAAATTATTAGATTTTTACTTTGCCACCAATGATATTCACTCTATTAAAGAGATATATGATTTTAGTAAAAATTTTATACAAGAAAGGATGATCAATCTATGTTATTAA
- a CDS encoding CBO0543 family protein, producing MLIDIIVGAAAVLICWRFGEWSKWSEYYSTILFFILGDMAYNFSFYNHPLWMYGGNLINHTFTDIFIAITLFPTTIILYNTFYPNKVGKKIIYVLLCSGIYSLIEFILYVFNSFFIKMVGR from the coding sequence ATGTTGATTGATATAATTGTTGGAGCTGCTGCTGTTTTAATATGTTGGAGATTTGGAGAATGGAGTAAATGGAGCGAATACTATTCTACTATTTTATTTTTTATACTAGGAGATATGGCATATAATTTTTCGTTTTATAATCATCCATTATGGATGTATGGTGGAAACCTTATTAATCATACTTTTACAGATATATTTATTGCTATTACCTTGTTTCCGACAACTATAATTTTATATAATACATTCTATCCAAATAAAGTCGGTAAGAAAATAATTTACGTATTATTATGTTCGGGTATATACTCACTAATAGAATTCATATTATATGTTTTTAATAGTTTTTTTATAAAAATGGTTGGAAGGTAG
- a CDS encoding CBO0543 family protein: MNYNTIYSMDKVFKEFNKVTLKLYNLWSNHMIYTWRWWLQVLIAILPWILWVIIRKKESAGRLLYAGFFTMLIATYTDVLGTTLGLWEYPVKLLPIFPPMAPWDSTVMPVTTMIFLQYKTEINPFLKAFIYSFFGAYVLEPLAVILKLYKPFGWKHIYSFIVFFVIYIFTNYIFMRDNFKKI; the protein is encoded by the coding sequence ATGAATTATAACACTATATACAGTATGGATAAAGTATTTAAAGAATTTAATAAAGTAACTTTGAAGCTTTATAATTTATGGTCAAATCATATGATATATACCTGGCGCTGGTGGCTTCAAGTGCTAATAGCAATACTTCCATGGATATTGTGGGTAATCATAAGAAAAAAAGAAAGTGCAGGAAGATTGCTTTATGCCGGTTTTTTTACTATGCTTATAGCAACATATACGGATGTACTTGGAACTACGCTGGGTTTATGGGAATACCCAGTAAAGCTTCTTCCAATATTTCCACCAATGGCACCATGGGATTCTACAGTGATGCCAGTTACTACAATGATTTTTCTTCAGTATAAAACTGAAATAAATCCTTTTTTGAAAGCCTTTATTTATTCTTTTTTTGGTGCGTATGTACTTGAACCTTTAGCTGTTATATTAAAGTTATATAAACCTTTTGGGTGGAAGCATATATATTCGTTCATAGTTTTTTTCGTTATTTATATTTTCACAAACTATATATTTATGCGGGATAATTTCAAAAAAATATAA
- a CDS encoding ferredoxin reductase family protein produces MKKYQGLILILVTFLLTYIFWLFETPEKSLSLYRRYSQFISSIALIALTWINFIATRHHYVDDFFNGLDISYIYHKYLSILIVFLIWAHNFTLKMGGFSGKRPTNFKSLPKGVKPSGAGMFFSGKQLGTFSLYLFTGLVIIFLVLYKLEYENWKKFHTIMIVPYILGVLHYYLSSEYKVFSLSAFSLWMNLFNLIGVLSIIYSIFIYEFVSFKHKYKVTSINEIAKDTFEITGTSLKNELKYKAGQFAFIKIPEKKSFFPSHPFTMSNSNKSNEIQFSIKVLGDHTKALKENLKVGDTLSVSGPHGKFNYENGLKHQIWIAGGIGITPFRSFWQAELPSDYTVDLFYTYNNENEGAYINELNSINKNSNLNIHSIDSSKNGFLGLEDLEKHIDKNLEYSVFFCGPKPMREKLRRDFEKVNFKIKDMNYEHFHFK; encoded by the coding sequence ATGAAAAAATATCAAGGATTAATTTTAATTTTGGTAACCTTTCTTTTAACCTATATATTCTGGCTCTTTGAAACACCAGAAAAATCATTATCCCTATATAGACGGTACTCGCAGTTTATATCCTCTATCGCACTAATTGCTCTTACTTGGATAAACTTTATTGCTACTAGACATCACTATGTTGATGATTTTTTTAATGGACTTGATATCTCCTACATATACCACAAATATTTAAGTATTCTTATTGTATTTCTCATTTGGGCACATAACTTCACCCTAAAGATGGGAGGTTTTTCTGGAAAGCGTCCTACTAACTTTAAATCCCTTCCTAAAGGAGTTAAACCCTCCGGCGCCGGCATGTTTTTCTCCGGAAAGCAATTAGGTACTTTCAGTCTATACCTTTTCACTGGTCTTGTGATAATTTTTCTTGTGCTTTACAAATTAGAATATGAAAATTGGAAAAAATTCCACACCATAATGATAGTACCATATATTTTAGGAGTTCTTCATTACTATTTATCCTCTGAATACAAAGTTTTTTCCCTAAGTGCCTTTAGTTTATGGATGAACCTATTTAACTTAATTGGTGTTTTGTCAATTATTTATAGTATATTTATATATGAATTTGTTTCCTTTAAGCACAAATATAAAGTTACAAGTATTAATGAAATTGCGAAGGATACCTTTGAAATTACAGGAACTTCCCTTAAAAATGAACTCAAATATAAAGCAGGACAATTTGCATTTATAAAAATTCCTGAAAAAAAGAGCTTTTTCCCCTCACATCCTTTTACTATGAGTAATTCCAATAAATCTAACGAGATTCAATTTTCCATAAAGGTTCTAGGTGACCACACCAAAGCTCTAAAAGAAAATTTAAAGGTAGGCGATACTTTATCCGTAAGCGGTCCTCACGGAAAATTCAATTATGAAAATGGCCTAAAACATCAAATATGGATTGCCGGCGGAATAGGCATAACTCCTTTTAGAAGCTTTTGGCAGGCTGAACTTCCTTCTGACTACACTGTGGATTTATTTTACACATATAACAATGAAAATGAAGGTGCTTATATCAATGAACTCAATTCTATTAATAAAAATAGCAATCTAAATATACACTCGATTGATAGCTCCAAAAATGGATTTTTAGGACTTGAAGACTTAGAAAAACATATAGATAAAAATCTTGAGTATTCAGTATTCTTTTGTGGTCCAAAGCCAATGAGAGAAAAACTTCGACGAGATTTTGAAAAAGTGAACTTTAAAATCAAAGATATGAATTATGAACATTTTCATTTTAAATAA
- a CDS encoding glycosyltransferase has protein sequence MGKILFLGIPAYGHVNPTLGIISELVKRGQEVTYFCTEEFRERIEKTGAIFKDYGSAMDPSNRKHHFSASNMTKETLIAIIEKSLDICEKAIESVLDKTNGTKFDYIGYAAACPFGSLLAQILKLPSFSSFAIFATPDEIMPKSLEGITEESMKDTPIMEKYMKLKYGLKEKYDIELPEIKKLFFNKGDVNFAYTSKYFIPNIQYYDDSFKFIGPPIYDRKEDLSNFPYEEIKDKKVIYISLGTVYSNFDIKLYETFFNAFKNEDVVVVMTAYKVDLSQFDIPKNFVVRNYISQTEILKYANAAVTHSGMNSTNDLLFNSVPFVAIPLGADQPYMASRTADLGACIKLDIDTLTPELLRNSVYEVMTNQNYMENIRKINNSFRESGGYKRAAEEVLKLKARTEILN, from the coding sequence ATGGGAAAAATATTATTTTTAGGTATCCCCGCTTATGGACATGTGAATCCAACACTAGGTATTATAAGCGAATTAGTTAAACGTGGACAAGAAGTAACCTATTTTTGTACTGAAGAATTTAGAGAAAGAATAGAAAAGACAGGTGCTATCTTTAAAGATTATGGTAGTGCCATGGATCCCTCAAATAGAAAACATCACTTTAGTGCCTCAAATATGACCAAGGAAACTTTAATTGCCATAATTGAAAAATCACTTGATATTTGTGAAAAAGCTATTGAATCTGTTCTAGATAAAACAAATGGTACTAAATTTGACTACATTGGTTATGCTGCTGCATGTCCTTTTGGAAGCTTACTAGCACAAATATTAAAGCTGCCATCATTTTCATCTTTTGCAATTTTTGCTACTCCAGATGAAATTATGCCAAAAAGCCTTGAAGGCATTACCGAAGAATCTATGAAAGACACTCCTATAATGGAAAAATACATGAAGCTTAAATATGGGCTTAAAGAAAAATACGATATAGAACTTCCTGAAATAAAGAAGCTATTTTTTAATAAGGGAGATGTAAACTTCGCATACACATCAAAATATTTTATTCCAAATATTCAATATTATGATGACAGCTTTAAATTTATAGGTCCGCCTATATACGATAGAAAAGAGGATTTATCAAACTTCCCTTATGAAGAAATTAAGGATAAAAAGGTAATATACATTTCACTAGGTACTGTATACAGCAATTTTGATATTAAACTTTATGAGACATTCTTTAATGCCTTTAAAAACGAAGATGTAGTAGTCGTTATGACTGCATATAAAGTTGACTTATCACAATTTGATATACCTAAAAACTTTGTAGTTAGAAATTATATATCTCAAACAGAAATTTTAAAATATGCAAATGCAGCTGTAACGCATTCAGGAATGAACAGTACTAACGATTTACTGTTTAATAGCGTTCCTTTTGTAGCTATTCCTTTAGGTGCAGACCAGCCTTATATGGCATCAAGAACCGCTGATTTAGGCGCCTGCATTAAGCTTGATATAGATACTCTTACACCAGAGCTTCTAAGAAATTCTGTATATGAGGTAATGACAAACCAAAATTACATGGAGAACATAAGAAAAATCAATAATTCCTTCAGAGAAAGCGGTGGCTACAAAAGGGCTGCTGAAGAAGTACTAAAGCTTAAAGCAAGAACTGAAATTTTAAATTAA